Proteins from a single region of Phormidium ambiguum IAM M-71:
- a CDS encoding YsnF/AvaK domain-containing protein, translating into MDNKVNTKNQESIKHNLRVKALLDKLKSKLNNFRVLDQKGLPIGLVQDIYLSNTRQILLLITAIDLPDSQSFSMTSNQIQKVDYPNQVIWTTIDKTEIQPILTSAQTQPVQEELINQSLPDDYINEEDFDQNLPTDVVEEEVIRLLEERLVINNQKRKVGEVIVRKEIETRMVEVPVQYEKLVVEQVSPESKILAEIDLVQAPDGVNVSSQSDLQQTSTNNIVKGEFVSPKTASLLLDAIAKQKHHDCQRVRVEIVLENSEHIRTYQEWFDRCSGR; encoded by the coding sequence ATGGATAATAAAGTGAATACCAAAAACCAAGAAAGCATCAAACATAATTTACGAGTAAAAGCTTTATTAGATAAGCTAAAAAGCAAACTCAATAACTTCCGAGTTTTGGATCAAAAAGGATTGCCAATAGGCTTGGTGCAGGATATTTATTTGAGTAATACTCGTCAGATTTTGTTACTGATTACAGCTATAGATTTACCTGATTCCCAAAGCTTTTCTATGACGAGTAATCAAATTCAAAAAGTTGATTACCCGAATCAAGTAATTTGGACAACTATTGATAAAACAGAAATTCAGCCAATTCTGACATCCGCACAAACTCAACCAGTGCAAGAAGAGTTGATTAATCAAAGTTTACCTGATGACTATATCAATGAAGAAGATTTTGACCAAAACTTGCCAACAGATGTAGTAGAAGAAGAAGTAATTCGTCTATTAGAAGAAAGATTAGTTATTAATAATCAAAAACGTAAAGTAGGCGAAGTAATTGTCCGTAAAGAAATTGAAACTCGCATGGTAGAAGTGCCAGTTCAATATGAAAAATTAGTTGTCGAGCAAGTTAGTCCAGAATCTAAAATACTGGCGGAAATCGATTTAGTTCAAGCACCAGATGGTGTTAATGTGTCTAGTCAAAGCGATCTTCAGCAAACTAGCACTAACAACATAGTAAAAGGAGAATTTGTTTCTCCGAAAACAGCTAGCCTTTTATTAGATGCGATCGCTAAACAAAAGCATCATGACTGTCAACGAGTGCGCGTGGAAATTGTCTTGGAAAATTCGGAACACATAAGAACTTACCAGGAATGGTTCGATCGCTGTTCTGGTAGATAA
- a CDS encoding DUF2382 domain-containing protein, whose amino-acid sequence MALMKLEDFDSDYVQTFQGDDVKGFGVYTEAEEKIGSVSDVLVDEEGHFRYLVVDLGFWIFGKKVLLPVGLSRIDYNADRVYAINMSRKQAEDLPEFNERTVADFDYEERVRNVYRSSYNTPVAADYPVSTPEAIGHTAYSNYDRNDYTYDREPNFFGMNDRDHQTFRLYEERLIANKTRRKAGEVAVGKHVETETARVSVPVEKERVIIERNTPVDAGRTVTPGEVDFREGEVVRMEIYEETPDIHKEAFVREEVTIKKVVDRDTVDREETIRRERLDIDTDGNPVIDNSERF is encoded by the coding sequence ATGGCATTGATGAAATTAGAAGATTTTGATTCCGATTATGTTCAAACCTTTCAAGGTGATGATGTTAAAGGCTTTGGAGTTTATACAGAAGCCGAAGAAAAAATTGGTTCCGTCAGCGATGTTTTAGTTGATGAAGAAGGACATTTCCGTTATTTAGTAGTTGATTTAGGTTTCTGGATTTTCGGCAAAAAAGTTTTACTTCCAGTAGGTCTTTCTCGCATTGATTATAATGCCGATCGCGTTTATGCCATCAACATGAGCCGCAAGCAAGCAGAAGATTTACCTGAATTTAACGAGCGCACTGTAGCAGATTTCGATTACGAAGAAAGAGTGCGGAATGTCTATCGTAGTTCTTACAATACCCCTGTAGCGGCAGATTATCCAGTTTCCACTCCAGAAGCAATTGGTCACACAGCTTATAGCAACTACGATCGTAATGACTACACCTACGACCGGGAACCTAATTTCTTCGGAATGAACGACCGCGATCACCAAACATTTAGATTGTATGAAGAACGATTAATTGCTAACAAAACTCGCCGCAAAGCAGGAGAAGTTGCAGTTGGTAAGCACGTTGAAACTGAAACTGCTAGAGTTTCCGTTCCTGTAGAAAAAGAAAGGGTAATTATTGAGCGAAATACTCCTGTTGATGCAGGTAGAACAGTTACTCCTGGCGAAGTGGATTTCCGCGAAGGAGAAGTTGTACGCATGGAAATTTATGAAGAAACACCAGACATTCATAAAGAAGCTTTTGTGCGGGAAGAAGTGACAATTAAAAAAGTAGTCGATCGGGACACAGTAGATCGGGAAGAAACAATCCGTCGGGAAAGATTAGATATCGATACTGATGGTAATCCTGTTATCGATAACTCTGAGCGCTTTTAA